The following coding sequences lie in one Arachis ipaensis cultivar K30076 chromosome B05, Araip1.1, whole genome shotgun sequence genomic window:
- the LOC110263001 gene encoding eukaryotic peptide chain release factor GTP-binding subunit-like has product MKTRVDKKICPWWNDPCLFKALDAIEVPERDPKGPFRMPIIDKFKDMGTVVMGKVKSGTVREGDSLLVMPNKVVYILDLYL; this is encoded by the exons ATGAAGACAAGAGTGGATAAAAAAATCTGCCCATGGTGGAATGACCCATGCTTATTTAAAGCACTTGACGCTATTGAAGTTCCTGAGCGAGACCCCAAAGGCCCCTTTAG GATGCCTATAATTGACAAATTCAAAGACATGGGAACTGTTGTTATGGGAAAAGTGAAATCTGGTACTGTTCGTGAGGGAGACTCCTTGTTGGTTATGCCAAATAAGGTTGTTTATATTTTAGATTTGTATTTGTGA